A window from Luteolibacter flavescens encodes these proteins:
- a CDS encoding beta strand repeat-containing protein: MNAKSRFTTTFPRALVLCSSPLLGVCVSAAPISQNENNGTNSWTLPTGTNLLATATASGTLNNQFGSSGSWGTLTDGSVGPTPNNTTPYQTAMNTVVVPTANNEVTFTLDLTGHPDGHTITTFDSYGLWNDPGRDDQRYTLSYSTDNVNFTQLISVQNNTVNPGTSKATHTRVFDDTGVLATNVKAIRVKFTNPQENGGAGYSEFVLTSTPVAALPVRTINEANGTNLWTLPAGTNLLDAAAVMSPPPSGSPSAGVITAGTWGAVTDGVLGTPNSPASSVTPLSGTSVVFPLKDLETNTKGYDLTSLDFYCAWADSGRDDMDLVVSYSTYDDPENFLPLHFVANHTPGPGNLATHTRLYPASGYLATNVAAIKLDFPAQENGWVGYREFIALGTASPLTAALTWTGGAGSAGNATWSTAAANWSSAYSASSPLSFTQAGANRNITVPTSIAASSMTFSHDNTPAYAFAGQKISVTNSIASSGAGAATFTAPVKANTGLLLTGAGSMTFGADVETTGLIISGTGSITLNADNDDGGTPLFTGTASVANGTLNVGHNLAIASATLAMSGGTTNFTTAAPYIARLSGTGGTISLGNTELTVGLDATSAQTSTFAGNIAQGTGTGRLTKIDESTLILGGTNTYTGATRVVSGTLELAKRVSLYGGNTAQWTAANVVVNSGTMLAFHVGGTGEFTDSDLTALNLGGFEQESRLGFNATADFTLTRNIGGSAGLYKEGPASLVLTGTNTHAGDTIISEGTIKAANPSGVSLPHDVYLGDASNHNVFLSMGADHQFGPESVLHVANITFNGSNAKVQLRGTNQEVAGLQSPTDAFASIIQNDDQTVPDYVENPALMPASLTINTVADSYYSFRGIIRNETGPALSLVKNGPGFQELISSPLQSYGYTGPTTINGGTLKLTFSGVFTGFVSDVTVNAGATLELDGTFNFGRAISGAGQVVKSGVSTVTLGGSANTYTGDTKVMSGTLGVTGNSIPNGSKLVLDGGVVSIPADANEVVGSLYYGGVQQGPGTYGSTSSAATFKDDAHFAGTGVVTVPGATLSFEDWAAAAIANPANRGRAADPDGDGHTNLDEFLFGTSPVAATGSLASYEKSGNTLVIRWTEHIGSTYVLQESTTLQSPWSNSAVVPANAADQSGVASGYVRRQAVIPVDGVKKFVRVQGNE; the protein is encoded by the coding sequence ATGAATGCGAAATCACGCTTCACCACCACCTTTCCCAGAGCGCTCGTCCTTTGCTCCAGCCCCCTGCTGGGCGTGTGCGTCTCGGCCGCGCCGATCAGCCAGAACGAGAACAACGGCACGAATTCCTGGACGCTGCCGACGGGGACGAACCTGCTGGCGACGGCCACGGCGTCCGGCACGCTGAACAACCAATTCGGCTCCTCCGGAAGCTGGGGCACGCTCACCGACGGCAGCGTGGGTCCCACGCCGAACAACACGACACCCTACCAGACCGCGATGAACACGGTGGTGGTGCCGACGGCGAACAACGAGGTGACCTTCACGCTGGACCTGACGGGTCACCCGGACGGGCACACGATCACCACCTTCGACTCCTACGGCCTGTGGAATGACCCGGGCCGGGATGACCAGCGCTACACGCTGTCCTACTCGACGGACAATGTGAACTTCACGCAGCTCATCTCCGTCCAGAACAACACGGTGAACCCAGGCACCTCGAAGGCGACGCACACGCGGGTCTTCGACGACACGGGCGTGCTGGCGACGAACGTGAAGGCGATCCGCGTGAAATTCACGAATCCGCAGGAGAATGGCGGCGCGGGCTACAGCGAATTCGTCCTGACCAGCACGCCGGTGGCGGCGCTGCCGGTGCGGACGATCAATGAAGCGAACGGGACGAACCTGTGGACGCTGCCGGCGGGGACGAACCTGCTGGACGCGGCGGCGGTGATGAGCCCGCCACCATCCGGTTCGCCGAGCGCCGGGGTGATCACGGCCGGGACGTGGGGCGCGGTGACGGACGGGGTGCTGGGCACGCCGAATAGCCCGGCCTCCTCGGTCACGCCGCTGAGCGGGACTTCGGTGGTCTTTCCGCTGAAGGATCTGGAGACGAATACGAAGGGCTACGACCTGACCTCGCTGGACTTCTACTGCGCGTGGGCGGACTCGGGCCGGGATGATATGGACCTCGTGGTGTCCTACTCGACGTATGATGATCCGGAGAATTTCCTGCCGCTGCACTTCGTGGCGAACCACACGCCGGGGCCGGGGAATCTGGCGACGCACACGCGGCTGTATCCGGCGTCCGGATACCTGGCGACGAATGTGGCGGCGATCAAGCTGGACTTCCCCGCGCAGGAGAACGGCTGGGTGGGCTACCGGGAATTCATCGCGCTGGGCACGGCCTCGCCGCTCACCGCGGCGCTGACGTGGACGGGCGGCGCGGGCTCGGCGGGGAATGCGACGTGGAGCACGGCGGCGGCGAATTGGTCGTCGGCCTACAGCGCGAGCTCGCCGCTTTCCTTCACACAGGCAGGCGCGAACCGGAATATCACGGTGCCGACGTCGATCGCGGCGTCATCGATGACCTTCTCGCACGACAATACGCCCGCGTATGCCTTCGCCGGGCAGAAGATCTCGGTGACGAACAGCATCGCCTCCTCGGGTGCGGGCGCGGCGACTTTCACCGCACCGGTGAAGGCAAACACGGGCCTGCTGCTGACGGGCGCGGGCAGCATGACCTTCGGCGCGGACGTGGAGACGACCGGGCTGATCATTTCAGGCACGGGCAGCATCACGCTGAATGCGGACAATGACGACGGGGGCACGCCGCTCTTCACGGGCACGGCCTCGGTGGCGAATGGCACGCTGAACGTGGGGCACAACCTGGCGATCGCCTCGGCGACGCTGGCGATGTCCGGCGGCACCACGAACTTCACGACGGCGGCTCCCTACATCGCCCGGCTGTCCGGCACGGGCGGGACGATCTCGCTGGGGAATACGGAGTTGACCGTGGGCCTGGATGCGACAAGCGCGCAGACCTCGACCTTCGCGGGAAACATCGCGCAGGGCACGGGCACCGGCCGCCTCACGAAGATCGACGAGAGCACGCTGATCCTGGGCGGCACGAATACCTACACGGGCGCCACGCGCGTGGTCTCCGGCACGCTGGAGCTGGCAAAGCGGGTGTCCCTCTACGGCGGGAATACCGCGCAGTGGACAGCGGCGAACGTGGTGGTGAACAGCGGGACGATGCTGGCCTTCCACGTGGGCGGCACGGGTGAATTCACCGACAGCGACCTGACAGCGCTGAATCTCGGCGGCTTCGAGCAGGAGTCGCGGCTGGGCTTCAATGCAACCGCGGACTTCACGCTGACGCGCAACATCGGCGGCTCGGCGGGCCTCTACAAGGAAGGCCCGGCGTCGCTGGTGCTGACGGGCACGAATACCCACGCGGGTGACACCATCATCAGCGAGGGGACGATCAAGGCGGCGAATCCCTCCGGCGTCTCGCTGCCGCACGACGTGTATCTCGGCGATGCCTCGAATCACAATGTCTTCCTCAGCATGGGCGCGGACCACCAGTTCGGCCCGGAGTCGGTGCTACACGTGGCGAACATCACCTTCAACGGATCGAATGCGAAGGTGCAGCTCCGCGGGACGAACCAGGAGGTGGCGGGACTGCAGAGCCCGACGGATGCCTTTGCCTCGATCATCCAGAACGATGACCAGACGGTGCCGGATTATGTGGAGAATCCCGCGCTCATGCCGGCATCGCTGACGATCAATACGGTGGCGGACAGCTACTACAGCTTCCGCGGCATCATCCGGAACGAGACGGGGCCGGCGCTGTCGCTGGTGAAGAATGGCCCGGGCTTCCAGGAGCTGATCAGCAGCCCGCTGCAGAGCTACGGCTACACGGGACCGACGACGATCAACGGCGGCACGCTGAAGCTGACCTTCTCCGGCGTCTTCACGGGCTTCGTCTCGGACGTGACGGTGAATGCGGGGGCGACCCTCGAGCTGGACGGGACCTTCAACTTCGGCCGGGCCATCAGCGGCGCGGGGCAGGTGGTGAAGTCGGGCGTGAGCACGGTGACGCTGGGCGGCAGCGCGAATACCTACACGGGCGACACGAAGGTGATGAGCGGCACGCTGGGCGTGACCGGCAACTCGATCCCGAATGGCAGCAAGCTGGTGCTGGACGGCGGCGTGGTCTCCATCCCGGCGGATGCGAATGAAGTGGTGGGCTCGCTCTACTACGGCGGCGTGCAGCAGGGGCCGGGCACGTATGGCAGCACGTCATCCGCGGCGACCTTCAAGGACGATGCTCACTTCGCGGGCACGGGCGTGGTGACGGTGCCGGGCGCGACGCTTTCCTTCGAGGACTGGGCCGCGGCGGCGATCGCGAATCCCGCGAACCGTGGCCGTGCCGCGGATCCGGATGGCGATGGGCACACGAATCTGGATGAGTTCCTCTTTGGCACCTCGCCGGTGGCGGCGACGGGTTCGCTGGCTTCCTATGAGAAGTCGGGGAACACGCTGGTGATCCGTTGGACGGAGCACATCGGCAGCACGTACGTCCTGCAGGAGAGCACCACGCTGCAATCGCCATGGAGCAACAGCGCGGTGGTGCCGGCGAATGCGGCGGACCAGTCGGGCGTGGCGTCAGGATACGTCCGCAGGCAGGCGGTGATCCCGGTGGACGGCGTGAAGAAATTCGTGCGCGTGCAGGGGAACGAGTGA
- a CDS encoding family 78 glycoside hydrolase catalytic domain has protein sequence MKKFLALPVFAALLAVPAWADLSVSKLRCEYLVDPVGIDEVEPRLSWVVASTERGERQTAWQIIVASTPEALAAGQGDLWDSGKVAGDATSQIEYAGSALASRAECHWKVRAWDKDDQPSAWSAPAKWTIGLLGNAEWSAKWIDGLTFGTAETGTPATITTASYEAVNGSGTAINVTALLNGMVSQGSFALGVTNETFGGDPSYNNVKQLRIVYQRGGQTTTRTFPENAVVSYPADLPAIIFPTITSARYESIANPGTYRDVTSTLQTAAQGGSFSRVVNNTNFGPDPAYNQAKRLRVNYSVDGVSSVRFVAENATFNYPGDLPKPLAVTLTAANFTAIDGTASANVLANLNNRAASGPFSMVVNIANLGGDPAPNKVKRLRLEYTLDGKSMIKYVDEQVTLNYPADLAQPTTVPLLRKPFTLEKPVKKATLYAAALGIYELSLNGGRVGDSTLAPEWTDYTKRLRYQAYDVTSQLAAGENVFGAQLAPGWYSGHIGNGGFKYWGASPALLAQMEVTFTDGTTQRVVTDGSWKMAASPTTYTDFMFGEDYDARREVPGWNAAGFNDSAWSNVLLRLEPERPMSSQAMEPVRTLMEITPKTLKQPAPGKWTYDMGQNMVGVLRLKITAAAGTKITLRHGEMLNPDGTLYTANLRGAPSIDTYICKGGGEETWTPKFTFHGFQYVELTGVSTQPPLDAITGVVFSSDTDFHGEFTSSDGYINQLQSNIVWGQRGNYLSVPTDCPQRDERLGWLGDAQVFVRTATYNADIAAFYTKWMTDVTDSQLADGRLPDVAPDAAPSSGTPAWNDAVVICPWVIYEAYGDKRILEKTYPAMKKWVEYCRTNSTNGIRDRGRGADYGDWLSINADTNKELIGTAYYAYSARLLGKSAAVIGNTADAATYEALFQTIKTAFINKYVNQSTGAFIGTGSNTQCAYAMALKFDLLPTALRASVASRLEADVIAKGNHLSTGFVGVSYLLPVLTESGKNSTAYNLLMQDTFPSWLFSVKLGATTIWERWDGWTPERGFQSTIMNSFNHYSLGSCGEWLYGTVAGIDLHPSAPAYKKILIRPRPGGALTHASGKIESMHGEIASGWSMHAGGFVMNVTIPTNTTAEVHVPAADAAAVTESGVAAGSAEGVTFLRMEGGAAVYEVVSGRYRFATGTEAPGTDTSARDPQAPLKMRIATLMSNDGSGLEFVSVDGLSVNGATLEVIDGWIHYTPQPGNVGADSFTYTVRDSSGGTRSFTVNVGIIPADAPVQEAERIETLADGSQRIVFSGVPGRIYRIQSSDTLDGPASWVDRKTEQAGEDGSFELLDSAPLPGKRFYRAVFP, from the coding sequence ATGAAGAAATTCCTGGCGCTACCCGTATTCGCCGCGCTGCTGGCCGTCCCGGCGTGGGCGGACCTGAGCGTGTCGAAGCTCCGTTGCGAGTACCTGGTCGATCCCGTGGGCATCGATGAAGTGGAGCCGCGGCTTTCCTGGGTGGTGGCCTCCACCGAGCGCGGGGAGCGGCAGACGGCATGGCAGATCATCGTGGCCTCGACTCCGGAAGCGCTGGCCGCGGGTCAGGGTGACCTGTGGGACAGCGGTAAGGTGGCGGGCGATGCGACCAGCCAGATCGAGTACGCGGGATCGGCGCTCGCCTCCCGTGCCGAGTGCCACTGGAAGGTGCGCGCGTGGGACAAGGACGACCAGCCCTCCGCATGGAGTGCCCCGGCGAAGTGGACCATCGGCCTGCTGGGAAATGCCGAGTGGAGCGCGAAGTGGATCGACGGCTTGACCTTCGGCACCGCGGAGACGGGCACGCCCGCGACGATCACGACGGCGAGCTACGAGGCGGTGAATGGCAGCGGCACGGCGATCAATGTGACGGCGCTGCTGAATGGCATGGTGTCGCAGGGCAGCTTCGCGCTGGGGGTGACGAACGAGACCTTCGGCGGCGATCCTTCCTACAACAACGTGAAGCAACTGCGGATCGTCTATCAGCGCGGCGGGCAGACGACCACGCGGACCTTCCCGGAGAATGCGGTGGTGAGCTATCCGGCGGACCTGCCGGCGATCATCTTCCCGACGATCACGAGCGCGCGCTACGAGTCGATCGCGAATCCAGGGACCTACCGCGACGTGACCTCCACGCTGCAGACGGCGGCGCAGGGCGGGAGCTTCAGCCGGGTGGTGAATAACACGAACTTCGGCCCGGACCCGGCGTACAACCAGGCGAAGCGCCTGCGGGTGAACTACTCGGTGGACGGCGTGAGCTCGGTGCGCTTCGTCGCGGAGAATGCGACTTTCAACTACCCCGGCGACCTGCCGAAGCCGCTGGCGGTGACGCTGACGGCGGCGAATTTCACGGCGATCGATGGCACGGCCTCGGCGAACGTGCTGGCGAACCTGAACAACCGTGCGGCCAGCGGGCCCTTCAGCATGGTGGTGAACATCGCGAACCTGGGCGGCGACCCGGCACCGAACAAGGTGAAGCGCCTGCGCCTGGAGTACACGCTCGATGGCAAGTCGATGATCAAGTACGTGGACGAGCAGGTGACGCTGAACTACCCGGCGGACCTGGCGCAGCCGACCACGGTGCCGCTGCTGCGCAAGCCCTTCACGCTGGAGAAGCCGGTGAAGAAGGCGACGCTCTACGCGGCGGCGCTGGGCATCTACGAGCTATCGCTGAATGGCGGACGCGTGGGCGACTCGACGCTGGCACCGGAGTGGACGGACTACACGAAGCGCCTGCGCTACCAGGCGTATGACGTGACGTCGCAGCTCGCGGCGGGCGAGAATGTCTTCGGCGCGCAGCTCGCGCCGGGCTGGTACTCCGGCCACATCGGGAATGGCGGCTTCAAGTACTGGGGCGCGAGCCCGGCGCTGCTGGCGCAGATGGAGGTGACCTTCACGGACGGCACCACGCAGAGGGTGGTCACGGATGGCTCGTGGAAGATGGCGGCGAGCCCGACGACCTACACGGACTTCATGTTCGGCGAGGACTACGACGCGCGGCGCGAGGTGCCGGGCTGGAATGCGGCGGGCTTCAACGACTCGGCGTGGAGCAACGTGCTGCTGCGCCTGGAGCCGGAGCGCCCGATGAGCAGCCAGGCGATGGAGCCGGTGCGGACGCTGATGGAGATCACGCCGAAGACGCTGAAGCAGCCCGCGCCGGGCAAGTGGACCTACGACATGGGGCAAAACATGGTGGGCGTGCTGCGGCTGAAGATCACCGCCGCGGCAGGCACGAAGATCACGCTGCGCCACGGCGAGATGCTGAATCCGGACGGCACGCTCTACACGGCGAACCTGCGCGGTGCGCCATCGATCGACACCTACATCTGCAAGGGCGGCGGCGAGGAGACGTGGACGCCGAAATTCACCTTCCACGGCTTCCAGTACGTGGAGCTGACGGGCGTGAGCACGCAGCCGCCGCTGGATGCGATCACGGGCGTGGTCTTCTCCTCGGACACGGATTTCCACGGGGAATTCACCAGCTCGGACGGCTACATCAACCAGCTCCAGTCGAACATCGTGTGGGGCCAGCGCGGGAACTACCTGAGCGTGCCAACGGATTGCCCGCAGCGCGACGAGCGCCTCGGCTGGCTGGGGGACGCGCAGGTCTTCGTCCGCACGGCGACCTACAATGCGGACATCGCGGCCTTTTACACGAAGTGGATGACGGACGTGACGGACAGCCAGCTCGCGGACGGCCGCCTGCCGGACGTGGCACCGGATGCCGCGCCCAGCTCCGGCACGCCGGCGTGGAATGACGCGGTGGTGATCTGCCCGTGGGTCATCTACGAGGCATACGGCGACAAGCGCATCCTGGAGAAGACCTACCCGGCGATGAAGAAGTGGGTGGAGTACTGCCGGACGAACAGCACGAACGGGATCCGCGACCGCGGCCGCGGTGCCGACTACGGCGACTGGCTCTCCATCAATGCGGACACGAACAAGGAGCTGATCGGCACGGCCTACTACGCCTACTCCGCGCGCCTGCTGGGCAAGTCCGCGGCGGTGATCGGGAATACGGCGGACGCGGCGACCTACGAGGCGCTTTTCCAGACGATCAAGACGGCCTTCATCAACAAGTACGTGAACCAGTCCACGGGGGCCTTCATCGGCACGGGGTCGAACACGCAGTGCGCGTATGCGATGGCGCTGAAATTCGACCTGCTGCCGACCGCCCTGCGTGCGTCCGTGGCATCGCGTCTGGAGGCGGACGTGATCGCGAAGGGGAATCACCTTTCCACCGGCTTCGTCGGCGTGAGCTACCTGCTGCCGGTGCTGACGGAGAGCGGGAAGAACAGCACCGCCTACAACCTGCTGATGCAGGATACCTTCCCGTCGTGGCTCTTCTCGGTGAAGCTGGGCGCGACGACGATCTGGGAGCGCTGGGACGGCTGGACGCCGGAGCGCGGCTTCCAGAGCACGATCATGAATTCCTTCAACCACTACTCGCTGGGCTCCTGCGGCGAGTGGCTCTACGGCACGGTGGCGGGCATCGATCTCCACCCGTCGGCCCCGGCCTACAAGAAGATCCTGATCCGCCCGCGCCCGGGTGGCGCGCTGACGCATGCGAGCGGGAAGATCGAGTCGATGCACGGCGAGATCGCCAGCGGCTGGAGCATGCACGCGGGTGGCTTCGTGATGAATGTGACCATTCCCACGAATACGACGGCGGAGGTCCACGTGCCCGCGGCGGATGCGGCGGCGGTGACCGAGTCGGGCGTGGCGGCGGGCAGCGCGGAGGGTGTGACCTTCCTGCGCATGGAGGGTGGCGCGGCAGTTTACGAGGTGGTCTCGGGCCGCTATCGCTTCGCCACCGGCACGGAGGCTCCGGGCACGGATACGTCCGCGCGCGACCCGCAGGCGCCGCTGAAGATGCGCATCGCCACGCTGATGTCGAATGATGGCAGCGGCCTGGAATTCGTCTCCGTGGACGGGCTGAGCGTGAATGGCGCGACGCTCGAGGTGATCGACGGCTGGATCCACTACACGCCGCAGCCGGGGAATGTGGGTGCGGACTCCTTCACCTACACGGTGCGCGATTCGTCGGGCGGCACGCGGAGCTTCACGGTGAATGTCGGCATCATCCCGGCGGACGCGCCGGTGCAGGAGGCCGAGCGGATCGAGACGCTGGCGGATGGTTCGCAGCGGATCGTTTTCTCCGGCGTGCCCGGGCGGATCTACCGCATCCAGTCGAGCGACACGCTGGATGGCCCGGCGAGCTGGGTGGACCGGAAGACGGAGCAGGCGGGGGAAGACGGCAGCTTCGAGCTGCTGGACAGCGCGCCGCTGCCGGGGAAGAGGTTTTACCGGGCGGTGTTTCCTTGA
- a CDS encoding N-acetylmuramoyl-L-alanine amidase produces MTSRSAPLWIALFLALAAALWWWHQPAAPVPVPAPPPPVAPAPSPLSDLAVVPDWASLNRYQSTITRGDFLRLMDTVFTVSPAWREWIEVGEEEANIRTTGSTADGDSLRLRFAPDGLASTPPRYWRSATELPPAPPARPLEGLRIAIDPGHIGGRWGKMEERWFQIPGSQPVQEGDMTLQVAKLLKPRLEALGATVTLVREETEPVTPVRPDMLEEQARASSSGGDIVRLAERLFYRTAEIRARARVVNDTIRPDLVLCLHFNADAWGDPAAPSLVPTNHFHMLLNGGYMDNELAKADERYDLLTKLLQGVHDEERKLAASTAAAFVERNPMPPYLYNPAARNHRNVDGNPYLWARNLLANRTYHCPVVYYEPYVMNSTEDHARIQAGDYEGEREVWGKPRPSIFREYADSAARGLENYYRHSRKMAE; encoded by the coding sequence ATGACTTCCCGCTCCGCCCCGCTCTGGATCGCGCTTTTCCTGGCCCTGGCCGCCGCCCTGTGGTGGTGGCACCAGCCTGCCGCGCCCGTCCCTGTGCCCGCTCCCCCGCCCCCTGTGGCGCCGGCTCCTTCACCGCTCTCGGACTTGGCCGTGGTGCCGGACTGGGCGTCGCTGAATCGCTACCAATCCACCATCACGCGTGGGGATTTCCTGCGGCTCATGGACACCGTTTTCACCGTCTCGCCCGCGTGGCGCGAATGGATCGAGGTCGGCGAGGAGGAGGCGAATATCCGCACCACGGGGAGCACCGCGGACGGAGATTCCCTGCGCCTGCGCTTCGCCCCGGACGGCCTGGCGAGCACGCCGCCGCGCTACTGGCGCAGCGCCACCGAGCTGCCGCCCGCCCCGCCTGCACGCCCGCTGGAGGGGCTGAGGATCGCCATCGACCCCGGCCACATCGGTGGCCGCTGGGGAAAGATGGAGGAGCGCTGGTTCCAGATCCCCGGCAGCCAGCCCGTGCAGGAGGGCGACATGACGCTGCAGGTGGCGAAGCTGCTGAAGCCGCGGCTGGAAGCACTCGGCGCCACCGTCACCCTGGTCCGCGAGGAGACCGAGCCCGTCACCCCCGTCCGCCCGGACATGCTCGAGGAGCAAGCCCGCGCCAGCAGCTCCGGCGGGGATATCGTCCGGCTCGCCGAGCGCCTCTTCTACCGCACCGCGGAGATCCGCGCCCGCGCCCGCGTGGTGAATGACACCATCCGGCCGGACCTGGTCCTGTGCCTCCACTTCAATGCCGACGCCTGGGGGGACCCCGCCGCGCCGAGCCTGGTCCCGACGAATCACTTCCACATGCTGCTGAACGGCGGCTACATGGACAATGAGCTGGCCAAAGCCGACGAGCGCTACGACCTGCTCACGAAGCTGCTGCAGGGCGTGCACGACGAGGAGCGCAAGCTCGCCGCCAGCACCGCCGCCGCCTTCGTCGAGCGGAATCCCATGCCGCCGTATCTCTACAATCCCGCGGCAAGGAACCACCGCAACGTGGACGGCAATCCCTACCTCTGGGCCCGCAATCTCCTCGCGAACCGCACCTACCACTGCCCCGTCGTTTACTACGAGCCCTACGTGATGAATTCCACCGAGGACCACGCCCGCATCCAGGCCGGCGACTACGAGGGCGAGCGCGAGGTCTGGGGCAAGCCGCGCCCGTCCATCTTCCGCGAATACGCCGACAGCGCCGCCCGCGGCCTGGAGAACTACTACAGGCATAGTAGGAAGATGGCGGAGTAG
- a CDS encoding PA14 domain-containing protein — translation MIRIALLSSLCAAPLLAQDGGQLYTMYCSACHGTDGKGATGGQFPPLSLSPWVEGDAARAVKIVLHGLHGEVEVDGRTFNLEMPPQGGMLPDDQIAAILSHVRISWGNKESQVSADFVKSIRAANAERKTPWTAPELLKLHPLPGVRPPIANLLSQVYQGEWQQLPDFSKLTPGNIEEEHDGKISIAKAGFTELFGMVWQGDLTAPQDGEYRFRLDADDGARIILDGQEVVKVDGMGPMNGSRAKDGKIKLTAGPHKLRVEYFEYHGQEGIAIAWRGPGIPSWRSLTDKPPTGGPDPMPIAAKDGRAVVYRNFIAGTTPRAIGIGFPGGVNLAYSADHLAPELIWTGDFMDGSRHWVDRGQGDQPPAGEDVVKLSGTPIFPAEKEARFRGYKLDPAGNPTFAVQLGGQTLLDSWKPADAPDEQANSRQPALQRHVSLKGSGPALEILISDSAEAKPIDDQELSIGDHFHLHTEGEVDLIKRDGKTYLKLSPSTSATLDYRWKP, via the coding sequence ATGATCCGCATCGCGCTCCTCTCCTCCCTCTGCGCAGCCCCGCTCCTCGCCCAGGATGGCGGCCAGCTCTACACCATGTATTGCTCCGCCTGCCACGGCACCGACGGGAAGGGTGCCACCGGCGGCCAATTTCCCCCGCTCTCGCTGAGCCCGTGGGTCGAGGGCGATGCCGCACGCGCCGTGAAGATCGTCCTCCACGGCCTGCACGGCGAGGTGGAGGTGGACGGCCGGACCTTCAATCTCGAGATGCCACCGCAGGGCGGCATGCTGCCGGACGACCAGATCGCCGCCATCCTCAGCCACGTCCGCATCTCGTGGGGGAACAAGGAGTCGCAGGTCTCCGCGGACTTCGTGAAATCCATCCGTGCCGCGAATGCCGAGCGCAAGACCCCGTGGACCGCGCCGGAGCTGCTGAAGCTCCACCCCCTGCCCGGCGTCCGCCCGCCCATCGCGAACCTCCTTTCCCAGGTCTATCAGGGCGAGTGGCAGCAGCTCCCCGATTTCTCGAAGCTCACACCGGGGAACATCGAGGAAGAGCACGATGGCAAGATCAGCATCGCCAAGGCGGGCTTCACCGAGCTCTTCGGCATGGTCTGGCAGGGCGACCTCACCGCGCCGCAGGACGGAGAATACCGCTTCCGCCTCGATGCCGACGATGGCGCGCGCATCATCCTCGACGGCCAGGAAGTCGTGAAGGTGGACGGCATGGGCCCCATGAATGGAAGCCGCGCGAAGGACGGGAAGATCAAGCTCACCGCCGGACCGCACAAGCTGCGCGTGGAGTACTTCGAGTATCACGGCCAGGAAGGCATCGCCATCGCATGGCGCGGCCCCGGCATCCCCTCGTGGCGCAGCCTCACGGACAAGCCCCCGACCGGCGGCCCGGATCCCATGCCCATCGCCGCAAAGGACGGTCGCGCCGTGGTCTATCGGAATTTCATCGCGGGCACCACGCCGCGCGCCATCGGCATCGGCTTCCCCGGCGGCGTGAATCTCGCCTACTCCGCCGACCATCTCGCCCCCGAGCTGATCTGGACGGGCGACTTCATGGACGGCTCGCGCCACTGGGTGGACCGCGGCCAGGGCGACCAACCGCCCGCCGGCGAGGACGTGGTGAAGCTCTCCGGCACGCCCATCTTCCCCGCGGAAAAGGAAGCGCGCTTCCGCGGCTACAAGCTCGACCCCGCGGGCAATCCCACCTTCGCCGTCCAGCTCGGCGGGCAGACCCTGCTCGACTCGTGGAAGCCCGCCGACGCCCCCGACGAGCAGGCAAACAGTCGCCAGCCCGCGCTCCAGCGCCATGTCTCGCTGAAAGGCTCCGGCCCCGCCTTGGAAATCCTCATCTCCGACAGCGCCGAGGCAAAGCCCATCGACGACCAGGAGCTATCCATCGGCGACCACTTCCACCTCCACACCGAGGGCGAGGTGGACCTCATCAAGCGCGACGGCAAGACCTACCTGAAGCTCTCTCCCAGCACCTCGGCCACCCTCGACTATCGCTGGAAACCCTGA